Part of the Vigna unguiculata cultivar IT97K-499-35 chromosome 3, ASM411807v1, whole genome shotgun sequence genome, GATTTTTACTTcgcttttttataaatattataattacaaatataaaaatactttttattttcaattatcaatttataatacattataaaCTAAATGGGATTTTGATCttgaaaatgtaaaattgtGTCCTTAATCAGTTTAAAGTATGTTTTGCCtggaaaatgaaaaactaaaatttgcAGCTACCAATGTCATATTTAAACTtaactaatatattttgtatgtatatattaattattagttataatatataataacatatagcatgtataattttacatgttatatatgtattataacataaattatattgtataattaaaaatactgtAGCCAAGAAATTCGGTACATGCGACCTCTCCAtggtattaatattaatatacaaGTATATGCTATACTTGtattaaatatagtataatAGGTAGGAAGTATTTTAACGAATCACAActaaataaatgagttttaacaAACATGGTATTAAACAAGTAGGTTAATGTAATTTAATTCACAACACGAACTCAATGATATACACATTACATAAGTCCATGATTccctgaataaaataatattcaacatGTTTAATAATTGATTCCTCGTCAAAATTTATCCAATATAATCCCCCAAATATTAGgctatatatattttgtatttaatataacaaataatgaAGCATAAATTTTCATTGATTTTCTGCCTCCAAAATAGTCATACTTGACTCTGGAGGAAGAATGTTAATGTAATGATTCAAAAATTTCATACAATTAAACATAAACTaacttttaatctaaaattgaatttaaaataaatattttttgtttaattgataCAAATATGTAACTAGTACTTAACATTCAATGTCTAAAATTATAGCTGTTAAAATGGACCGTCCGGTCCGATCCAACCCAGCTCACCACGGATTGGTCACTTAGTGGGTCAattcaacccggctcacttattagtaagtcaaaaaaattcaaatccgATCCGGTCCACCTCggattggtgggttaaacgggttagTTCACTAgccacttaattaaaaaaatataatttgttttcttaagtcagaaattttatttcgaattaaaatttaaataaacttgaaTACAATCTCATTATAATCCAAAATAATGTTAAActcaaatacaaaccaaaataaataaataaaaatacaaattactaTCTAAGATCGAAGCATTCTTGTGACTTACTCAATCTTTTATTGAATGCAATATTTTTTTCAGCAaactaattatactttttttaataattatacttttattaggTAAAGCTAGGTTTCCATTTGCCAACCCAccaatgtgtttggttaaaaaaatagcTCAACATTGCAAAGTATAACATAATGTATGTCACCATGCGAGTTGGTGGGCCAACCCGGCCCACCACGAATTCAATCCGAGTGAACCAGATTTTTTGTGGATCGGGTCAAAAATTGACTCGTACtgatttgtaaaaaaatttaaatccaaCTCGGTCTAAACCCGTGGTGGGCTGGATTAACCCACATATTTTAACCCATCTAtctaataatcaaatatttaaataatcaataaaaaaaactacgCTTTAATCAAATCAACAGAAAAtaatctttagttattttaccTGAAATTTCATTCTCATCAACTTAAGATATTTGTCTTGAAAGTATATCATATTCAAGAAAAAgcacacacaaaaataaaagaagaatcaCATAAGTCTTAACTTGctttaaagtatttttattcaaaCACTAAAAAATTCTAATAAACTTTATATATGATGTCTCCGAAGAAAAACacaaatccaaaaaaatatatagggTTTCCACGTGTGACTTTTCACTCCCAGCTTCAATTCATCACATGTGACATTTAATAATGATTCGTTATTAAAACACAACTATGCATTCTTACTACcaacttcataaaatatagAACAAATATAACATCCTTTTTTTCtggtatattaaaaaataaataatattaattactaaaatggTTTTGttggttttcttttaatttgaaaatttctatatatatatatatatatatatatttaaatgcaAAATTGAGTAGTTTATGAAAGACCAGTTTTATGCATgtagaaatattaatttaagtatGTAAAAGATAGTGAAAATATAAATGGAACGTAATTGTATTAAGAAgtgaaaatcaaaaaattagcctaataaaattaattatttattaacttcAGTTTATTAGATCAAGGATTTTAAGGTGAGTTATTTACCAAGTGAAAACAAATCAGGCCAATGTTCCCATTTTCGGCCAAAcgaattaaaagaaattaaaagaattacaaCAAATAACTATTCATGAAAAGACAACCTAATGGAAATCGGTATGTACCATCGAAGTAGCAAAGTTTAGGTAATtaagattaatttattcttCTTATTAGCTCTTGTCTTTTGTGCACtataaatcatataaatattactTCACTTCCGTGTACTTGTCGTAACAAAAGACCTGAAGATGGAATTTAAGGTAAGTTTTctactaaatataattttagtctttttaaacttttcgcctgaatttatattttatttttatttcgagctttaaaacaatttagtctataaatttaaaaagtcaataaatataacattttaattcaACTGCCTTAAAAAAAATTCGTATTAAATGGTGTTTCAGTTTAGGTATCGAAACACCATTtaataaaacacacaaaataaagtaatgttattgagttaaaataattatattcattaaatttttaaattttttttatttttattttttgacaaaatattatatttttaaatgttttaatttttttaatttttattttttgacaaaatattatatttttaaatgaccTCGTAGAAGAAATGTCAAACTCTCACATCTCATACTGATCTTTACCTACTCTTGTGGGGGTTTTGgactttttttcatcttttctctcttcatctcttttatttttatttttcatgtgtaCTTCATTCTCTATCACTTTAGTTAGTGTTAAAGGATGAAGTACAAAGTTTTTTACATGTTGAACGGTGTTTCAATATAGCGTTTAAGTTGTTTACATCATTTGACATTTATCAACACAAATGTTATTCTAAAACGTCATTTAACTCAAAAGAAATTAATGTCATTGAGTTAATAagactatatttattcatttttaaagtttgataaccaaaatatatcaaagtttgggACAAGAACGAATTCCAATTTCGTGTCTAAATTTAGGAATTAAAACCATATATAATCTAGGGGTGGAAAAATTAATCAGTCCGACCCGCCATGGCCCAACCCATTTTTGACCCGTGGAAAATGGGTTGGGATGATCTAGCTTGTCAACATAACATATGACATAAAATGCAACATGTCTCGTCCCTAAATGGGCTAGGTCATCCCTtatttttttaggaaaattgTGACATCTGATTAGCTACATTAAGTGGCATGGACCTACACACTTCTATTTTAGAAGAACCATGGCTTGCTATCTTAAACCAAATATATCTATTGATTACAAATTCTCCATATCTTAGTTTTTGTTTCCTTCCTCATCGGTCTGTCTTTCCATTCATCAAAAAGGAGAATCTTAATCAACACCTTCcatatgttattttttcttcatttgacTCATAGTTTGCCCATAACTACTAATTCCATTTAAAAGCCATTATAACGTCATTGTTAGGCATTTAACAAGCCAACCATAGATCTTGCATATCTTTTCACACTACAATCTCAACCCTCATACCTACTCCAATGGATATTCAATGGCCAGCTTTGTAAATTATAATCATTTGGGTTGTCCATTTTCCCTCATCACACTACAAACTAATCATGTCACAACCACTCATGAAATATGACATGTGTCCTCTCCTTATTGTGTGACATGTGTACCGCGACAATAAGAGTAAATAAGTCACGGGTCAACCTGCGACCAACCCGTCTACGACCCAATGGGTTGCCAAGCCAAATGGGTCGGTTGATATGGGCTAATGGGTTCAATATCCTGAGTCGGCCCACCTTTTTCTAACGGGTTGATGAATCTACTCGTCGAGCCTAATCCATTTTGGTACCTCtataatttaacctttattCTTATTTCTCAAATAAAACATATTCTTCTCATGGATATGGTATGGAGCTTTCATAGTTTAGAATTTGTTcctttctttgttttcaattcctactttttattatttctacgagtagtttttgttttctattctGGGTATTTTTGTGTTTCAAACTTCACATACGAGAATGACTTTTTTTAActcactttttaaattatattgagTTTTTAAGagtattattttatcatttaaattttaacttgattattttttataaatttattatttgatgttGTGTTTCTAACATttagaattttgaaaaaaaaatcactgaTAATTATTTGACTATGAATTAAACTTATGACATTAAACATCATGCTAATTGTCAAACAAATACTTTATTATTAGACTAGGGAGCACTTGTAAGAAAAAGGATAACCAAGGTGAGAGGAACTGATCATAATCTCTACATGTTTGATTcctattatttgaataattgaaTTTGAAGTGTGTtggggtttttaaatttttaaattgttgggTTGCTTGACTTTGGTTTGGATGGAGTGATATGTTTGATTGAGGTTTTGCTTGTGGTCTGATTTGATTGTGTTATAATCATCCAATCTACCATATCTAAGGTTTATTTTGAgctaaacaaaataatgatttttctaCTAAAGAAAACCTAAAATGACCTAGATTGGAATATTAGGTGTCCTAAAGCAATTGAATCGAGATTGATCGTTGATACAACATCAGGCAATGCCACAAGATTGCCGAGCGCCATCTAAAATGTGCAAGTTTGTGAATTTCAAGGGGCTTAGTGTAAGGGCCACTTTCCTAACATTGGGTGTCACCCTGTTTTTTTGGTCCAAGTCATCTTAGGAAGATTGAGATTCTCGATCGTTAATGTTAGATCGAGCTGAAATCTCCACAGTTCATCGTATACACATGATTCTTTATTTTGACTGTTGGAATTGTCAATTTAAGATTCATGGTTAGAGAAATGTTTTTGGTCGTTTTGGTATACTTAGTGGAAATATTGTAATTGAATGTTAtgtaaatacaataaaataaatgagtAATTATTAACatgtaatttgaaaaaataataggtGATTTATGTTATGAGATGAGCTTGGATTTAGATAAAATACATATGTATGGCATGATGTGATAATTTAAGATTATATGATAATGTGATAAATGAACTATGTGTGATATGTTGTTCTTTGGCTATTTTCTTTTAATCGTGTTTACCCACATGGTAATGTTTATTGAGAATTAAGATAATTGTAGTTTTTAAGATGGTGTAAAGGAATGTATGGGTTGAAATAGTTGATGCTAAAAGAGGTGTCTTATATGGAACTATGATGATGTTATCAATATGGAAGTAGAGGAATGGAATGGAAAGATGgaaattattgaattgtatGTTTGTATGAGGTTTGTGCTTTTAGGGTTTAATCCTTGTTGGTTTAGTGTTATGCATTGACTAGGGATACGTGTTGGACAAAAGTCATCTTATACTCTACTAGACTTACAAACTCACATAGAGTGTGATAGTAGTCTAGGTGGCAAGAGTTGAAAGATGTTCTTATGTCGTGATTAAGGGTTGTACTATTTGTCTAACGATGTCATAAGTAACTTACCATGTCTAGAGGAATTTAATCGGTTTGGTTAGGCCAAGTGAAGTTAGGGCCTTTGTTATAGTCGACTTTTGTGACAGATGCAACGCTTCTTGTGTCTAAGTCAATGCATAAATCACGATACTGAGTCTATAATATTATATCATATACGTGacttgtttgttcttttgaagAATGCATGATTTTGCGTTGTAAGTAACAAGGACTACTTTAGtttgtaaatttataatatttatatgttaaaaattataattagattaCCCTTCTTTGctttgtttgtgtgtttatttgaatttcgctttttgcaatgatcatcataTATGTGTGAACAGATAGACTTGTAAGAATAGATCCTAGGATGAATGGTTTCAACGAGAGTCTCTAATGTGTTGTCTAACATATTTGGacattttgtataaaatagttGTCTTCACGTTTTGGTCCAAGTTACATAaacaaattattcttttttcacCAAAACTTTGATATTATGTACTACAACTacattttatgcatttttttgtatatatcttACATCTATTTGGTCATATTTGCCTAATACTCTAGATAGAAACTCTATTAATAAGaaaactctatttttttaaggttgttatatttgtgattttatttaaactgtattctaagtttaaatttttaaaaatatatttataaataactttaatatatataattatttttaaatggaaccattaataaataaaaaatattatccatatatatatatatatatatatatatatatatatatatatatatataatgtcgTCAATTGTCGTCTTATTTCCAACCCAATTTTGTTACGAGATATtccaaataaacaaaatatcataGAGAAGACAAATAAGTATCGAATACAACAAatatatcaagaaaaaaaaattcaacattcaaagttgaaaatgagaaaaatcatactatataaaactataaaatatttttaattcaccCAATCTCTTTTTACattgaaatgtataatttttgtttgaaaggGTCAACCGTGCGTGAGTTGTACTAAACTTCATTCCACCAAAAAAAATCGCACTACTATTTGTTTCCTTTCTAAAAGCAacgaaaacaaacaaaacattttattCTGAAACCAAACATCAAACATtcaatagagagaaaaaaaagtttatgcTGACAGTGTTGAATCCCTATTCGTGTGTTACATTTCAATTGGATAGATGTCTTACAAATCCAACTTGCACAACTTTAGTAACACCAACACAAAACGACATTTGAACAGGTGTCCATTATTTTCTTTGTCCCTTGCAACATACAAAAAGAAGACCTTCAAAAATCAATGACTTAGAATGCGTTGGTCCACCAGGACTATGGCAGTGAccacttttctattttttaggTGAAGAGTGATTAAATTTTTTAGGTGAGGAGTGATTGCTAGggatttatttttgaaaatgaaataaaaaataaaaaataatcattttaaaatatatattaattagtctTGTTTCTAATAATGTGATATTttcaactataaatatatatgtaatatgATTTATAGATAATCATcgaattaaaatttttacttttatggaTAAATGTTAATCGTCGGGGTTTTGTTAGCAGAGAATTTGAAGctataatcttttatattttatttttcaaatcttttaaacaaattttatatcttttaaatattaatggaAGAAGTCGAACCATAAGctcttttattcttcttcttaaCTTTTACTAGGTCAACTTTATAGTTTTATAGGATTgaaatatggttaaatatgtttttgattttttaatttttagtaaaaattgaaattaattgtttttgaaaattttgaaacaattttgtttctcaactttataaatgtgtggatttagtattttaacaagattttaatttgtttatactatttgacacattttcgcttcaatgttagttgagaagcacatttaaaacattaaataaacttttaacaaaatttggtttcaaaGACTAAATCTACGCACTTTTAAATATGAGAgattaaattggttcaaagtttcgagGATGACTAATTTCAATCTTCACTCAAagttgaaagagaaaatatatatttaacccattaaaatatgatgttatgtaacaaaataacatttgaaaaacgaaataataattaaataacaagtttaaaccaattaaaatgAGTGATTTTGAATAGTTTTGAATAATTAACAAgtgtttacaaaaataaaataagaagacAAAATTAATGTAAGAGTATAAGACCCGACATGATTAATTACTGTTTTTTTATTGAAGTCACGATAAGAACTAATGAAGGTGGACATAATTTGTACTTAATTTGAGAAGGTTAATTATGTAGTTGTGGCTGACCCCATGAATTGAATCATAATTTGGATTTCATGGTTTCAAATTTGGGGagctaattaattaattcaatctACTTGTACTTGTAAAATTGCTATATATCTTCTTCTGCATGGAAGAAGACAAAGTTCCACGTGCAAATCCAACGAAAATGTTGCAGTGTGTGGATgagcattttttaattttcttattattactcttttgaaaaacaatataaaagaatttaaaacataattataatcacAGGGAGAAGAATAATTGCAGAAGAAAAGAGGCTGTTAATTATTCTTCATCAACGCGTGTTTTGAATTTTCAacgataattaatttttgaagaaatgaaaagaaaagaaaaaaaaaaaggaaaaattgagTGATTGAGGTCGTGGTGAGTCAATGAAACCTACCCCAACAGAGGGAGAGGGTGCAGGCAGAGCCATGATCTAATTAGAAGagatgaaaaaggaaaagaaaaggagcgAGACAGAGACAACCACGgctttattatcttaaaatggAAACGTGTGAGTGATGAGAGAATGAAGGATGaatccaaagataaaaataaagaaattctGTTATTGATTTCGTGGTTATTATTTTCCCTCGCTCGCTCGCGCTTCCTTCGATTCGGTTCGTAAACTTTCCAATACCATAATCAAAGCTGCAGGTTGGATCCGTTCCAACATGTAGAGCACGCTCGCTAGCACTCTATCTGTTTGTTGATTGATTGATTCATTCATTGATTCGTCGATTCATTGATTGATTGTGAGAAGCTTTTTTGGTGCGGAATCCTTCGGCGGCGGCCATGGAAAACATTGCCGCGCAGCTGAAGCGCGGCATCTCGCGGCAGTTGTCATCGGGGTCGCTGCGGAAGACCCTGAGCCGGCAGTTCACGCGCCAGGCCTCGCTCGATCCACGCCGGAACAACCAGCGGTTCAGCTTCGGGCGGCAGTCGTCGTTGGATCCGATACGGAGGAGCCCCGAACATGACCAGGCGGAGCTCACCGTGCCCGAGAACCTTGACTCCACCATGCAGCTGCTCTTCATGGCGTGCCGAGGCGACGTCAAGGGAGTTGAGGATTTGCTCAACGAAGGCATCGACGTCAACAGTATCGACCTCGACGGCCGCACCGCCCTCCACATCGCCGCCTGCGAAGGCCACGCTGATGTCGCCCGGCTCCTCCTCACGCGCAAGGCCAACATCGACGCTCGCGACCGCTGGGGCAGTACCGTAATTTCCTCTCTCCTTTACtccattattaatttattatagaaTAATCTTATATGTTactgttattaatttaatttaaatgcaCTGATAATTTAAACCGTCAACTTTTGACTTGTGATACACATTTCCCATACTTGTTCCACAATTTTCGTTCTGCCTGTCAATTAACTTTAGCCATCAGAATAATGAgcttataatatattataatataaaacgTCTCTTACTTTTTGTATGGTTCACTTAAAAAAAGTAGATGGGTTGTTTGAAAAAAGTTGAATATATGACACATGGGgtgtttttatatttcatgttttAGACGTATCATGTTTTTTGGTGTCACTCTGTTTTATACTTCAAACATATTGCATGTGTTGGATCTGGTCTTTATTTAAgagaaattattatataatattatatcatGTTATTTGTAGTCccagctattttttttttacacaacgCCATATCAACGtctgaatatttatttatctatttatttatttatttatttattttagttagagtGCTAAATGGATATTATGACTATGTGCTCGTGActgttcatttatcttttatttatggGTAAATCATTTAGTAATTCACAGAGTACATCTAGTATTGCATTATTAGGTAATTTTAAATTCTGGAAAACTCTTCacaattaattcttttaaatattaaaattatatcacaATCATAcaaaatactttataattttctttttttactgaAATCAGAATAGATTTGTACTTGGAACCAGGTAATACTTTTCTCCGGGTTGGAGTTCGTGTTTCATAGatatgaataattatattttataataatcactaaaattttgaagagttttttcatattgtttataaaaaatatgataggAAGTACTGGATTTTGATTTGAAAGATAGTATATGTAAAAGTCAGTAACTTGAAGGTGACACTTACCTACAAAATCTTCCGCCTCATGTGCTCCTCTTTCTCCAGAAAGTGTGACATGGAATAAATGCCTTAGAGGATTCGGCATTTCTAAACCGCGAAATCCTCAGATTCAATTTTGTTGCAGATTTGATAATGCAAAAAGGGCAtgacaattaaatttattactatCGTAATTTTAGGAATTGTCAATGAATCAAAATGgtgttttaatgattttttgagatagatattataaaattaatttaatggaacatatcaatatttttaattgcatgaaaatgtaaaaatattattctgagtacatttataataaattattgctttaaggttaaaattgatttgttttttctGTGTTAAGTGGTGATGGATGTGTGGATGTGCAGGCGGCGGCCGATGCCAAATATTATGGAAATACAGAGATTTATTACATGTTGAAGGCTCGTGGAGCGAAAGTGCCGGTATTGTGCTACCATTCTTTGTTTGTTATGAATAAACAAATGGTGGTAAATATGTCGGATTGAATTTAGCGACTTACTGGTTAATTATCTTTGACGTGTTAGAAAACCAGGAAGACACCAATGACCGTTGCGAATCCTCGTGAAGTTCCGGAATATGAACTCAACCCGTTAGAGCTACAGGTTCGGAAGAGCGATGGTATTTCAAAAGTatgtttctctttctttcttgctTTCGCTGGGAACTGTGATTGGATTTTGTTCACttggttatattttatttgattaattaataattatgccTTTTCTGGGATATTATTCAACTGGGATTCCACCCGGTCATGGTATTTATTCATGAAAGATGCAAGTTGATTATTGCAATTGAGACAACTACGATGACTCTGAGGGAGCATATTTTTACTTTGAAGTTGATCAACTATGATAATGGGCATATGCTTGAGCATTTTGCTCAAGTAATGTGATTTTCATGACCAGTAATGTGTCACTTTGTGTTTTTTACTGCACgcattaaataattgttttgccATATTTCGTGACCTGTGGCACTGGGCTCCCTTTGGCAAccatctcattttttttttctttttcctcgaTCTTTCATTTCTAATTGTTGGTACCTAATGTGTTGACGCTTTGTGTGATCGAGTTCACGGATCTATACACATCTGACAATTTATAAGCTAAACAATGATGTTTGTTAAACTTGTTTGTATAGTTCTTCACTGCTGTTTGATCCGTCTATTTGCAGGGAACATATCAAGTAGCTAAATGGAATGGCACAAAGGTTGCAGTGAAGATACTTGACAAGGACAGTTATACAGATCCTGATTCCATGTATGTACATATCTTAGCAAACGTTTGTGAGAGTGATTGTATGATATGCTTCTTGCCAATCAATCAGGTTGTTTGATGTTGTTTGGCTAAGTTCCTGTCTGACTGTATACGTCACTACTTTTCACTTTGATTTCTGGTCTCGTAGATGGCCCGAACTgctgtttgtttttttttctgtacTTTATTACTCAACCTTGGCTCTAATTTTTCACAATATCAACAATTCACTCAGAAATGCTTTCAAACATGAGCTCACATTATTAGAAAGGGTGCGACATCCCAATTTGGTCCAGTTTGTTGGAGCTGTAACCCAAAATGTACCTATGATGATTGTGCGTGAGTACCATGCTAAGGTAAGCTCATCCTCTCTGTCCCTCTCTATCATCGCAGAGTAAGTTCTCGTATGATTGTATCCAACTCACTTTCTTtgtttatatcaatttttttttcagggtGATCTGTCAAGCTATCTACAAAAGAAAGGGCGTTTGTCCCCATCAAAACTTCTACGTTTTGCTCTTGATGTTGCTAGGCAAGTAACCATTTCAAGGAACTACACGGTTCTTTGAAAAAACTCATTCCCTTTTCTTACTTTTATTATCTCTTACATGGTCGTTGATTTCCAAAAGGCTCCTAAAGTCATTTTCTTACCTTTCTTAGTTGATTACAATTTTATTGGAAATTCTACTAGATTGTTTATGCTAGTTGTCTTGATAATTTGTTGTTGGCAGGGGTATGAACTATCTTCATGAATGCAAACCAGAACCGATTATTCACTGTGATTTAAAGCCAAAGTAAGATCACTTGATACAATCTGATGTTTAGTTATGACTGAGTGCATTTTGAATTAGATTTTTTCTCATGGGATTACTGTTcctttaatatatgaaattttggtAAGGTGCCAGAAATATTTTGCTGGATAATGGAGGGCAATTGAAGATAGGTGGATTTGGCACTGTGAGATTTTCTCTCATCTCACCTGATCAAGCAAAGC contains:
- the LOC114178477 gene encoding integrin-linked protein kinase 1-like; this translates as MENIAAQLKRGISRQLSSGSLRKTLSRQFTRQASLDPRRNNQRFSFGRQSSLDPIRRSPEHDQAELTVPENLDSTMQLLFMACRGDVKGVEDLLNEGIDVNSIDLDGRTALHIAACEGHADVARLLLTRKANIDARDRWGSTAAADAKYYGNTEIYYMLKARGAKVPKTRKTPMTVANPREVPEYELNPLELQVRKSDGISKGTYQVAKWNGTKVAVKILDKDSYTDPDSINAFKHELTLLERVRHPNLVQFVGAVTQNVPMMIVREYHAKGDLSSYLQKKGRLSPSKLLRFALDVARGMNYLHECKPEPIIHCDLKPKNILLDNGGQLKIGGFGTVRFSLISPDQAKLVHPDPNIDLSSLYVAPEIYKDEVFDRSVDAYSFGLIIYEMLEGTPPFHPKPSEEVVKLLCLEGKRPTIKIKTKHYPPDLKELIEECWDPTPVVRPTFSQVIVRLNKIVATCSKQGWWKDTFKLPWK